One Phoenix dactylifera cultivar Barhee BC4 chromosome 14, palm_55x_up_171113_PBpolish2nd_filt_p, whole genome shotgun sequence DNA window includes the following coding sequences:
- the LOC103704872 gene encoding GDSL esterase/lipase At1g71250 gives MSSKNAVHWLLIWHFIATFVILQCSSQVVGEESQVPAMFAFGDSLIDDGNNNYLSSIAKANYYPYGIDFFQGPTGRFCNGKTVVDVLCDLLGLPYLPPYTSPGLNGTRLLGGVNYASAAGGILDETGQYLGERFSLNQQVLNFENNLNELKTLMGGERNLSQYLARSIVVMVFGSNDYINNYLLPPQYATSYNYTPEEYANLLLNHYTRQILALYSVGLRKFVLAGVGPLGCIPNQRASGLTPADRCVDQVNQMVGLFNVGLRSLVQQLNTDHPGAIFVYGNTYGALGDILNNPSTYGFTVVERGCCGLGRFQGQITCLPFSVPCLNRSQHIFWDAFHPTQAVNLILGQRAFTGPPNDMYPVNVQQLAQL, from the exons ATGAGCTCAAAGAATGCTGTCCACTGGCTTCTCATCTGGCATTTTATCGCCACTTTTGTGATTCTCCAGTGCTCAAGCCAAGTGGTGGGTGAAGAATCACAGGTTCCAGCCATGTTTGCCTTTGGAGACTCCTTGATTGATGATGGAAACAACAATTACCTAAGCTCCATTGCGAAGGCCAATTACTACCCTTATGGGATTGATTTCTTTCAAGGGCCTACAGGGAGATTTTGTAATGGGAAAACCGTAGTAGATGTCTTGT GTGATCTTCTGGGTCTTCCATATCTCCCACCATACACAAGTCCTGGCTTGAATGGAACGAGATTGCTTGGTGGAGTGAACTATGCTTCAGCAGCCGGGGGCATCCTTGATGAGACCGGCCAATACCTA GGAGAGAGGTTTAGCCTAAATCAGCAGGTGCTGAACTTTGAAAACAACTTAAATGAACTGAAGACACTGATGGGTGGTGAAAGAAACCTGAGCCAATACCTTGCAAGGTCCATCGTGGTGATGGTTTTTGGCAGCAACGACTACATCAACAACTACCTTCTGCCACCTCAATATGCTACCAGCTACAACTACACCCCCGAGGAGTATGCCAACCTCCTCCTCAACCACTACACCAGACAGATACTG GCACTATACAGCGTAGGTCTAAGGAAGTTTGTCCTGGCAGGAGTGGGGCCCCTAGGATGCATCCCCAACCAACGGGCCTCTGGGCTCACCCCAGCTGACCGATGTGTTGATCAGGTAAATCAGATGGTTGGTCTCTTCAATGTGGGACTGAGATCACTGGTCCAACAGCTGAACACTGATCACCCAGGGGCAATTTTTGTATATGGCAACACATATGGTGCTCTTGGAGACATCCTCAACAACCCAAGCACTTATG GTTTCACGGTTGTTGAAAGGGGTTGCTGTGGGCTGGGAAGGTTCCAGGGGCAGATCACCTGCCTTCCATTTTCTGTTCCCTGCCTCAATAGGAGCCAACATATCTTCTGGGATGCTTTCCACCCAACACAAGCTGTGAACTTAATCCTCGGACAAAGGGCATTCACTGGACCTCCTAATGACATGTACCCAGTCAACGTGCAGCAGCTGGCTCAACTGTAA